Proteins from a genomic interval of Vicia villosa cultivar HV-30 ecotype Madison, WI unplaced genomic scaffold, Vvil1.0 ctg.004760F_1_1, whole genome shotgun sequence:
- the LOC131642292 gene encoding carbon catabolite repressor protein 4 homolog 2-like, whose translation MLAVVRLHLPSDIPIVGIELTPYVLIRRLDSTVTADDIPESSPVDGHFLRYKWYRVQSDKNVAVCSIHPSEPAKLQCLACLKPNIPVAKSYHCTQKCFSDAWPHHRTIHERAANAFNGNQKGGFGHFNNSVSSANLTIGYTPPMYPAGIKHGDETWFEVGRSKTYTPTADDIGHVLKFECSIASAVTKLRVGQPNTLLTNRVITAPSPTPRQLIHVDGTGHLDLDRRGSFTVMSYKVLSETSASNDLYNYCPPWALSWPYRRQNLLREIVGYRADIICLQEVQNDHYDDFFSPELEKHGYYGIFKRKTTEVPGGKTIDGCATFYRRDKFAHVKKYEVEFNKAAHSLAEAVIPTTQKKIALNRLVKDNVALIVVLEMKVNNQIVDNLAKKQLICVANTHVHVQQDLKDVKLWQVHTLLKGLEKIAASADIPIMVCGDFNSVPGSAPHELLAVGKVDPSHHDLTVDPLNILHPHNKLVHQLPLVSAYTAFARTVGVAFEQHKRRLDNRTNEPLFTSITRDFVGTLDYIFYSADSLIVASLLELLDEESLRKDTALPSPGWSSDHIALLVEFRCQNKSWH comes from the exons ATGCTGGCGGTGGTGCGACTGCACCTTCCTTCCGATATTCCCATTGTTGGCATCGAACTCACGCCGTATGTTCTTATTCGCCGCCTTGATTCAACTGTTACCGCCGATGATATTCCTGAAAGCTCCCCTGTAGACGGCCATTTCTTGCGCTACAAGTG GTATCGTGTACAAAGTGATAAAAATGTTGCTGTATGTAGCATACATCCATCTGAGCCGGCCAAATTACAGTGTCTAGCCTGTCTTAAGCCCAATATACCTGTTGCTAAAAGTTACCACTGCACCCAAAAGTGTTTTTCAGATGCATGGCCGCACCATCGTACCATACATGAGCGTGCTGCAAATGCATTTAATGGAAATCAGAAGGGCGGATTTGGGCATTTTAATAATTCTGTTTCAAGTGCTAACTTGACAATTGGATATACACCTCCTATGTATCCGGCAGGTATCAAACATGGCGATGAAACTTGGTTCGAAGTTGGACGATCTAAGACTTATACCCCAACTGCTGATGACATTGGTCATGTTCTTAAGTTTGAATGTTCTATAGCTAGTGCAGTGACAAAATTACGTGTGGGGCAACCTAACACTTTATTAACTAATCGGGTCATTACTGCTCCTTCACCTACTCCGCGTCAGCTGATACATGTTGATGGGACGGGGCATTTAGATCTAGATAGGCGGGGAAGTTTTACTGTTATGTCATACAAGGTATTGTCCGAGACATCTGCCTCAAATGATCTGTATAATTACTGCCCTCCATGGGCACTTTCTTGGCCATATCGCAGGCAAAATTTATTACGGGAAATTGTTGGTTATCGTGCAGACATTATTTGCCTTCAGGAG GTTCAAAATGACCATTATGATGATTTTTTTTCCCCTGAGTTAGAAAAACATGGCTATTACGGAATTTTCAAGAGAAAAACAACCGAG GTACCCGGTGGGAAAACAATCGATGGTTGTGCTACATTTTACCGTAGAGACAAATTTGCCCACGTGAAGAAATATGAG GTTGAGTTCAATAAGGCTGCACACTCTTTAGCAGAAGCTGTGATTCCAACCACTCAGAAGAAAATTGCCTTGAATCGACTGGTCAAG GATAATGTTGCACTAATAGTGGTTCTAGAAATGAAAGTTAACAATCAAATAGTTGATAATCTTGCGAAAAAACAACTTATTTGTGTG GCAAATACACATGTGCATGTCCAGCAAGATTTAAAAGATGTCAAACTTTGGCAG GTGCATACTCTCTTAAAAGGGTTGGAAAAAATAGCTGCAAGTGCAGACATTCCAATAATGGTTTGTGGAGACTTTAATTCGGTTCCAGGAAG TGCTCCTCATGAACTTCTTGCAGTGGGGAAGGTAGACCCATCACATCATGATTTGACAGTTGACCCACTCAATATTTTACACCCTCATAACAagctggttcatcagttgccacTG GTCAGTGCGTACACGGCTTTTGCAAGAACAGTAGGTGTTGCATTCGAGCAGCATAAAAGGAGACTGGATAACAGAACAAATGAACCTTTATTCACAAGTATCACTAGAGATTTTGTTGGCACTCTAGACTACATATTTTACTCAG CGGATTCATTGATTGTAGCATCGTTATTGGAGTTACTGGATGAGGAGAGTTTGAGGAAGGACACTGCACTTCCTTCACCTGGATGGTCCTCAGATCATATAGCACTCTTAGTTGAGTTTCGCTGCCAGAATAAGTCTTGGCATTAA
- the LOC131642291 gene encoding dirigent protein 22-like: MAKSHFTKKSLHLSLIISFIFLTTISIPKTHSFVQPISPTKLGLDKPQKLSHLRFYFHDIIGGKNQTAFRVASSPSTNHSPTGFGSVMIMDDPLTVSPESGSEIVGRAQGIYASASQSELGLLMVLNFGFIRGKYNGSSLSVLGRNTVESAVREMPVVGGSGLFRFASGYAQASTHSLTELEAVVEYNVYVFHY; encoded by the coding sequence ATGGCCAAAAGCCACTTCACAAAAAAATCCCTTCACTTATCCCTCATCATCTCCTTCATCTTCCTCACCACCATCTCCATACCCAAAACCCACTCTTTCGTCCAACCCATCTCCCCAACAAAACTCGGCCTCGACAAACCCCAAAAACTATCCCACCTCCGCTTCTACTTCCACGACATCATCGGTGGGAAAAACCAAACCGCCTTCCGCGTCGCTTCCTCTCCATCCACCAACCACTCTCCAACGGGATTCGGCTCCGTAATGATAATGGACGACCCGTTAACGGTTTCACCGGAGTCGGGTTCTGAAATCGTGGGAAGAGCTCAAGGAATCTACGCTTCAGCGTCGCAGAGTGAGTTGGGGTTACTGATGGTGCTTAACTTTGGTTTCATTCGAGGGAAGTATAATGGGAGTAGTCTGAGTGTTTTGGGAAGGAATACGGTGGAGTCCGCCGTGAGGGAGATGCCGGTGGTGGGTGGGAGTGGGTTGTTTAGATTTGCGAGTGGATATGCTCAGGCGTCTACTCATTCTTTAACTGAGTTAGAAGCTGTTGTCGAGTATAATGTTTATGTCTTCCATTATTGA